A single Terriglobales bacterium DNA region contains:
- a CDS encoding 2-oxoacid:ferredoxin oxidoreductase subunit beta has product MATTPAPAAEKTNRIGLTVIDYKGGKTTLCAGCGHNAISERIIDALYEMGIKPESVAKFSGIGCSSKSPAYFLSRSHSFNAVHGRMPAIATGALLANRTLRGIGVSGDGDTASIGMGQFVHLMRRNLPMIYIIEDNGVYGLTKGQFSATADLGSKLKTGVVNDLPAIDTCAMAIELGATFVGRSFSGDKRQLLAMLKAALAHNGTVMLDVISPCVTFNDHEGSTKSYKYVKEHDEPVHDVSFVPYFEEIDVEYDPGTTVDVTMHDGSHLRLRKLHEDYDPTNKVEAIRTLLEAHDRGEVLTGVFYVAPDKPNFLDLLHITDAPLATLPESVVRPPREALDEVMEELR; this is encoded by the coding sequence ATGGCCACCACACCCGCCCCGGCCGCGGAGAAGACCAACCGCATCGGCCTGACCGTGATTGATTACAAGGGCGGCAAGACCACGCTGTGCGCCGGCTGCGGCCACAACGCCATCTCCGAGCGCATCATCGACGCCCTGTATGAAATGGGCATCAAGCCGGAGAGCGTGGCCAAGTTCTCCGGCATCGGCTGTTCCTCCAAGAGCCCGGCCTACTTCCTGAGTCGCTCGCACTCTTTCAACGCGGTGCATGGACGCATGCCGGCCATCGCCACCGGGGCCCTGCTGGCCAACCGAACGCTGCGCGGCATCGGCGTGAGCGGCGACGGCGACACCGCTTCCATCGGCATGGGGCAGTTCGTCCACCTCATGCGCCGGAATTTGCCCATGATCTACATCATCGAGGACAACGGCGTATACGGCCTGACCAAGGGTCAGTTTTCCGCCACCGCCGACCTAGGTTCCAAGCTCAAGACCGGCGTGGTCAACGACCTGCCCGCGATCGACACCTGCGCCATGGCCATCGAGCTGGGTGCGACTTTCGTGGGCCGCTCCTTCTCCGGCGACAAGCGCCAACTCCTCGCCATGCTGAAAGCGGCGCTCGCCCACAATGGCACGGTCATGTTGGACGTCATCTCACCGTGCGTCACGTTCAACGATCATGAAGGCTCCACCAAGTCCTACAAGTACGTGAAGGAGCACGATGAGCCCGTGCACGACGTGAGTTTCGTCCCGTACTTCGAGGAAATCGACGTCGAATACGATCCCGGGACCACAGTCGACGTCACCATGCACGACGGGTCGCACCTGCGCCTCCGCAAGCTGCACGAGGACTACGACCCGACCAACAAGGTGGAGGCCATTCGCACGCTGCTGGAAGCGCATGACCGGGGCGAGGTCCTGACCGGCGTCTTCTACGTCGCTCCCGACAAGCCCAACTTCCTGGACCTCCTGCACATCACCGACGCTCCCCTGGCGACGCTGCCGGAGTCGGTGGTCCGCCCACCCCGCGAGGCGCTCGACGAAGTAATGGAAGAGCTGCGGTAA
- a CDS encoding 2Fe-2S iron-sulfur cluster-binding protein, producing MSTPGPLFRPYERMVKIQIKGKEFIVPDGNMLLRVFQFLAPETIPYGRFCWNEDCQYCRVTYDHGEGTPSHVALSCKLMVKGGMRVTDLAQEIKYCLRTLDLGEGTK from the coding sequence ATGAGCACGCCCGGTCCGCTGTTCCGCCCCTATGAGCGGATGGTCAAAATCCAGATCAAGGGCAAGGAGTTCATCGTGCCCGACGGCAACATGCTGCTGCGCGTGTTCCAATTCCTTGCGCCCGAGACCATCCCCTACGGCCGATTCTGCTGGAACGAGGACTGCCAGTACTGCCGCGTCACCTATGACCACGGCGAAGGCACCCCCAGCCACGTCGCCCTCTCCTGCAAGCTCATGGTCAAGGGCGGCATGCGCGTCACCGACTTGGCCCAGGAAATCAAGTACTGCCTGCGCACACTCGACCTGGGGGAAGGGACGAAATAG
- a CDS encoding biopolymer transporter ExbD produces the protein MAFTNARGRTESSLSDINVTPFVDVVLVLLIIFMITAPVLQSGVEVAVPKTRTVKEITEERLVISIDRKQRVYFGNDPININQVGARLRERVRDPERQSIYLRADENVPFGAFATVMDAVKQAGITNVSIVTEPLKESASK, from the coding sequence ATGGCATTTACCAACGCCCGGGGACGCACCGAGAGTTCGCTTTCCGACATCAACGTCACGCCGTTCGTGGATGTGGTGCTGGTGCTGCTGATCATCTTCATGATCACGGCGCCGGTGCTGCAATCGGGGGTAGAGGTCGCGGTGCCCAAGACGCGCACAGTGAAGGAGATCACCGAGGAGCGCCTGGTCATCTCCATCGACCGCAAGCAGCGAGTGTACTTCGGCAACGATCCCATCAATATCAACCAGGTGGGCGCGCGGTTGCGGGAGCGCGTGCGTGATCCCGAGCGCCAGTCCATCTATCTGCGGGCGGACGAGAACGTGCCCTTCGGCGCCTTCGCCACCGTGATGGACGCCGTGAAGCAGGCCGGGATCACCAACGTCAGCATCGTCACCGAGCCGCTGAAAGAATCGGCGAGCAAGTAG
- a CDS encoding heme-binding domain-containing protein, with protein MKKLLPRALMVLGFLFVVAQLIRPERTNPASDPARAVHARLAVPAEVSAVFERACRDCHSNQTRWPWYSHVAPVSWLVVDDVNHGRRHVNLSEWASYGHTEADEILDEICEEISDGGMPLRSYRWMHPEARLSQADVRLLCDWSRKQRQRLAESVAQPPAKGETPPTAD; from the coding sequence ATGAAGAAACTGCTGCCCCGCGCCTTGATGGTTCTGGGATTCCTGTTCGTGGTGGCGCAGTTGATCCGTCCGGAGAGGACCAATCCCGCCAGCGATCCCGCGCGCGCGGTCCATGCGCGCCTCGCCGTGCCTGCGGAGGTCTCGGCAGTATTCGAGCGCGCCTGCCGCGACTGCCATTCCAACCAGACGCGGTGGCCCTGGTACAGCCATGTGGCGCCGGTCTCCTGGCTGGTGGTTGACGACGTCAATCACGGCCGCAGGCATGTGAATCTCTCCGAGTGGGCCTCCTACGGCCACACGGAGGCCGACGAGATCCTCGATGAGATCTGCGAGGAGATCTCCGATGGCGGCATGCCGCTGCGCTCCTATCGCTGGATGCACCCCGAAGCGCGGCTCTCCCAGGCCGACGTGCGCCTGCTCTGCGATTGGAGCCGCAAGCAGCGCCAGCGGCTCGCCGAATCCGTGGCGCAACCTCCCGCGAAGGGGGAAACTCCTCCGACGGCCGACTAG
- the tolB gene encoding Tol-Pal system beta propeller repeat protein TolB — translation MKRPLLILLLIPALAAPARPYQDWIRTGTGLGVERVRLAVPDFQPGPGGTSGDALRKVFNDTLWNDLSNAGIFDVVSKSFYPLAVPGSPAQMRPEAWSNPPPSAGMVAFGNFGIAGEDAVMQGWLYDVKNPTSPLVLGKQYREKATEENARRIAHRFANEIILRLGGGVPGVSESRIVFISNRTGHKEVWIMDYDGAGQQQLSKLGSIALSPKISPDGSRVVFTSYARGAVDLAMYSLELGRMVSFPRFAGTNISPAWSPDGSKIAFSSSMRGDPEVFLVDANGANPKRLTAFQGPDLSPAWNPKTGAQIAFVSGRTGLPQIYIMDADGTNVQRITDQGYAVSPSWSPNGQLLAFSWNRRYGPGAPGGQDIYIMDIASRQWVQLTHGAGNNDFPSWSPDGRQIVFQSTRSGRTQIWSMLADGTLPRQLTTAGENSQPNWSFK, via the coding sequence ATGAAACGACCTCTTCTGATTCTTCTTCTGATCCCGGCGCTGGCTGCGCCAGCGCGCCCCTACCAGGATTGGATCCGCACCGGGACCGGCCTGGGGGTGGAGCGTGTGCGCCTGGCCGTGCCGGACTTCCAGCCCGGACCGGGCGGCACGAGCGGCGACGCACTGCGCAAGGTATTCAACGACACGCTGTGGAACGACCTTTCGAATGCGGGAATCTTTGACGTCGTCTCCAAGAGCTTCTACCCGCTGGCAGTGCCGGGCAGCCCGGCACAGATGCGGCCGGAAGCGTGGAGCAACCCGCCGCCCAGCGCGGGCATGGTCGCTTTCGGAAACTTCGGCATCGCGGGCGAAGACGCGGTCATGCAGGGCTGGCTATACGACGTGAAGAATCCGACGTCACCGCTGGTGCTGGGCAAGCAGTACCGTGAGAAAGCTACGGAGGAGAACGCCCGGCGCATTGCCCATCGCTTCGCCAACGAGATCATCCTGCGGCTGGGTGGCGGCGTACCGGGCGTGTCGGAAAGCCGCATCGTCTTTATCAGCAATCGCACCGGCCACAAGGAAGTGTGGATCATGGACTACGACGGAGCCGGCCAGCAGCAGCTCAGCAAGCTGGGCTCGATCGCACTCTCGCCCAAGATCTCGCCCGATGGGTCGCGGGTCGTGTTCACCTCCTACGCGCGGGGTGCGGTGGACCTGGCCATGTATTCGCTCGAACTCGGCCGCATGGTCAGCTTCCCGCGGTTCGCAGGCACGAACATTTCTCCGGCGTGGTCGCCGGATGGGAGCAAGATCGCGTTCTCCTCTTCGATGCGCGGCGATCCGGAGGTCTTCCTCGTGGACGCGAACGGGGCGAATCCCAAGCGCCTGACCGCTTTCCAGGGCCCCGACCTATCGCCCGCGTGGAACCCGAAAACAGGCGCCCAGATCGCCTTCGTGAGCGGGCGCACCGGGCTGCCGCAGATCTACATCATGGACGCCGACGGCACCAACGTGCAGCGCATCACCGATCAGGGTTACGCCGTTTCCCCGTCCTGGTCGCCGAACGGGCAGCTGCTGGCCTTTTCCTGGAATCGCAGATACGGGCCCGGCGCGCCCGGCGGACAGGACATCTATATAATGGACATCGCCAGCCGTCAGTGGGTGCAACTCACGCATGGCGCCGGCAATAACGACTTCCCGTCCTGGTCGCCCGACGGGCGGCAGATCGTGTTTCAGTCCACACGCTCAGGACGGACGCAGATTTGGAGCATGCTGGCGGACGGCACCCTGCCCCGGCAACTGACTACGGCGGGCGAGAACTCACAACCCAACTGGAGCTTCAAGTAA
- the tolQ gene encoding protein TolQ: MGHFLTYSSVFSFPAAAVGGEIINLVAQSGPVAKAVLVILLIFSVISWAIMISKWSTFSRARVQSARFVKAFRKVGRLSEMAAVAEQFRPSPLVAVFESGYHEYHRQAGNPSGAVRNLAAIQRATQIAASEELTRLERRLPWLATTGAVTPFIGLFGTVWGIIDAFHSLGTSGAATLRAVAPGISEALIATAAGLFAAIPAVIGYNQLTHSIREFGARMDDFALEFLNAAERPTAEPRG; encoded by the coding sequence GTGGGACATTTTCTAACGTACTCATCGGTTTTTTCCTTTCCGGCTGCGGCGGTGGGCGGTGAGATCATCAATCTGGTCGCGCAGAGCGGCCCGGTCGCCAAGGCAGTACTGGTCATCCTGCTCATCTTCAGCGTCATCTCCTGGGCCATCATGATCTCCAAGTGGAGCACGTTCAGCCGGGCGCGAGTGCAGAGCGCCCGCTTTGTGAAGGCCTTCCGCAAGGTAGGGCGGCTTTCGGAGATGGCGGCGGTGGCCGAGCAGTTCCGGCCCAGCCCGCTGGTGGCGGTGTTCGAGAGCGGCTACCACGAGTATCACCGGCAGGCGGGGAATCCCTCGGGCGCGGTACGGAACCTGGCCGCCATCCAACGCGCTACGCAGATCGCGGCATCGGAAGAATTGACGCGGCTGGAGCGCCGCCTGCCGTGGCTGGCGACCACGGGTGCGGTGACGCCCTTCATCGGCCTGTTCGGTACGGTGTGGGGCATCATCGACGCCTTCCACTCGCTGGGAACCTCGGGAGCGGCTACGCTGCGTGCGGTGGCGCCGGGTATCTCGGAAGCGCTGATCGCCACCGCTGCCGGGCTGTTCGCCGCGATTCCGGCGGTGATCGGCTACAACCAGTTGACGCATTCCATCCGCGAGTTCGGCGCGCGCATGGACGATTTCGCGCTGGAATTCCTGAACGCGGCCGAGCGCCCGACGGCCGAACCGCGAGGCTGA
- a CDS encoding tetratricopeptide repeat protein: MTKRSPRFLIALLALALATPALAQSTKDRLIRLQTQVEALQQQMTAMQQRFDERMGVMRTLTEQSTDSVAKMSAAVSRLEKTLTEQTAQQSERTEQVSQQVQALHDSLDELKARVGKVAEQLAAMEQARASIGVEPATPPADAPPPDVLYNNALRDYTAGRLDLATQQFTDYLRFYPTAELAGNSQFYLADIDYRQGNFQRAIEGYDVVLEKYPEGNKTRAAMLKKGYALIELGQKDAGVAALRKLIQRFPRSVEATSARDRLRKLGVAAR; encoded by the coding sequence ATGACGAAACGCAGTCCCCGATTCCTGATCGCCCTGCTGGCGCTGGCCCTGGCCACACCGGCACTTGCCCAGAGCACTAAGGACCGCCTGATCCGCCTGCAGACCCAGGTGGAAGCCCTACAACAGCAGATGACGGCCATGCAGCAGCGGTTCGACGAACGCATGGGCGTGATGCGCACGCTGACGGAGCAGAGCACGGACAGCGTCGCCAAAATGTCGGCGGCGGTCAGCCGGCTGGAAAAGACGCTGACTGAACAGACGGCGCAGCAGAGCGAGCGCACCGAGCAAGTGTCGCAGCAGGTGCAGGCCTTGCACGATTCCCTCGACGAGCTGAAGGCGCGGGTGGGCAAAGTGGCGGAGCAACTGGCCGCCATGGAGCAGGCGCGGGCCAGCATCGGGGTGGAGCCGGCCACGCCGCCGGCCGATGCGCCGCCGCCCGACGTGCTCTACAATAACGCGCTGCGCGACTACACCGCCGGCCGCCTGGACCTGGCTACCCAGCAGTTCACCGACTATCTGCGCTTCTATCCCACCGCGGAGCTGGCCGGCAACTCGCAGTTCTACCTGGCCGACATCGATTACCGCCAGGGCAACTTCCAACGCGCCATCGAAGGCTACGATGTGGTCCTGGAAAAGTATCCGGAGGGCAACAAGACGCGGGCCGCCATGCTGAAGAAAGGCTACGCTCTGATCGAGCTGGGGCAGAAAGACGCGGGTGTGGCTGCCTTGCGCAAGCTCATTCAGCGCTTCCCGCGCTCGGTCGAGGCCACCTCAGCGCGCGACCGCCTGCGCAAGCTGGGCGTCGCAGCACGCTAG
- a CDS encoding TonB family protein yields the protein MALSADIYVERDPLERPLALSVALHGFLFGGMLLYAGLFGGFHGESWGGAGGGGALSATLVSNVPIPRPPAETENVLANESAGLSESLPREKEQEPEAVPIPEPDARAKPEKLKPVAPPKSNVIPFGQGGPVSGPYGVFEARGAKGGFGFTGTGGDFGSRYAWYVDVVRRKVSENWLKYEVDPSIGSARRVYITFDILRNGQPVSIEVSQSSGVPSLDQSALRALKRIDTFGPLPPDYSGSKVSVEFWFDYRR from the coding sequence ATGGCCCTGAGCGCCGACATCTATGTGGAACGAGATCCGTTGGAGCGGCCGCTGGCCTTGTCCGTGGCGCTGCATGGATTCCTCTTCGGCGGCATGCTGCTCTACGCCGGGCTGTTCGGAGGATTCCACGGGGAGAGCTGGGGCGGCGCGGGCGGCGGTGGTGCGCTCAGCGCCACGCTGGTGAGCAACGTACCCATCCCGCGGCCGCCGGCGGAGACAGAAAACGTGCTGGCGAACGAATCCGCCGGCCTTTCGGAGTCGCTGCCGCGCGAAAAGGAACAAGAACCGGAGGCGGTTCCCATCCCGGAGCCGGACGCGCGCGCCAAGCCCGAAAAACTGAAGCCGGTCGCGCCGCCCAAGTCCAACGTGATTCCGTTCGGCCAGGGCGGGCCGGTCAGCGGTCCCTATGGGGTTTTCGAGGCACGCGGCGCCAAGGGCGGCTTCGGCTTCACCGGCACGGGCGGCGACTTCGGCTCGCGTTACGCCTGGTACGTGGACGTGGTGCGGCGCAAGGTATCAGAGAACTGGCTGAAGTATGAGGTGGACCCGTCGATCGGGTCAGCGCGCCGTGTGTACATCACCTTCGACATCCTGCGCAACGGCCAGCCGGTCAGCATCGAGGTTTCCCAGTCCAGCGGCGTGCCCTCGCTCGATCAGTCGGCCCTGCGGGCCCTGAAACGCATCGACACCTTCGGGCCCTTGCCGCCGGATTACTCGGGCTCCAAGGTCTCGGTGGAGTTCTGGTTCGATTACAGGAGATAG
- the pal gene encoding peptidoglycan-associated lipoprotein Pal, translating to MRRNTRQAWIIASLAVLLALGGCKKRTEAPPPTPAPPPPAAAPTASISASPTTIQRGQAATLTWHTSNADSAVISGIGSVAASGSQAVTPEASTTYSLTAKGPGGEASDSVRITVAEPTAAVPSATEAELFARNVQDVFFDYDRSDIRPDAQRTLEANARFLNEHASIPFVVEGHCDERGSTEYNLALGDRRANAVREALIRLGVNASRIRTISFGKEKPFCMQSNEDCWQQNRRGHFVYQK from the coding sequence TTGAGACGGAACACGAGGCAAGCCTGGATCATCGCGTCCCTGGCGGTGCTGCTGGCGCTGGGCGGATGCAAGAAGCGAACCGAAGCCCCGCCGCCGACCCCCGCACCTCCACCGCCGGCGGCTGCTCCCACGGCTTCCATCTCGGCCAGCCCGACCACCATCCAGCGGGGCCAGGCGGCAACCCTCACGTGGCATACCAGCAATGCCGACAGCGCGGTCATCTCCGGGATCGGGTCGGTAGCGGCCAGCGGCTCACAGGCGGTGACGCCGGAAGCTTCAACCACCTATAGCCTGACGGCCAAAGGTCCCGGCGGCGAGGCCAGCGACTCCGTGCGCATCACGGTGGCCGAGCCGACGGCGGCCGTCCCTTCGGCCACGGAGGCGGAACTGTTCGCGCGTAACGTGCAGGACGTCTTTTTCGACTACGACCGCTCCGACATCCGGCCGGACGCACAGCGCACACTGGAGGCCAATGCCCGATTCCTGAACGAGCACGCGAGTATTCCCTTCGTGGTGGAAGGACACTGCGATGAGCGCGGCTCCACCGAGTACAACCTGGCCCTGGGCGACCGGCGCGCCAACGCCGTGCGCGAGGCCCTGATTCGCCTGGGCGTGAATGCCAGCCGGATCCGAACGATCAGCTTCGGGAAGGAGAAGCCGTTCTGCATGCAATCCAACGAAGATTGCTGGCAGCAGAACCGGCGCGGCCATTTCGTGTACCAGAAGTAA